Sequence from the Torulaspora globosa chromosome 4, complete sequence genome:
ATAAATCACTCTCTCCTAAACTGTCAACCGAGAGGGAAATCTCTACATCAAAAAAGAGTTCACAGACAGGCGAGAAATTGGGTCCAAACAGGCACATAAAGTATAAGCTTTCAAGGGAAAACAAAACAATCTGGGATCTTTATACCGAATGGTACATTGGTTTAAATGGTAAACCATCCATCAAAAATTTGATAGAAGACTATGGATGGAGACGCTGGAAAGTTAGTGACGATTCTCACTTTTTCCCTACTAGAAGGATCATTATAGAGTACATCGAAAATGAATGCGACCGAGGAATAAAACTTGGTAGATTCACTAATCCTGATCAATCAAGAGAGGAAATAAGAAAGATTTTGGTTGCAGACCTAGAGAAGTTCAGGATCAACAACGCGCTGACATTGAACTCTCTGTCAATGTATTTCAAAAACCTAACCAAGGAAAACAAAGAAATATGCATTTTCGATAACTTCGAGGACTGGACCCTCAGGGCAATGACcgaagatgaaaaggtCAAGTACTGCAAAAGGcagcatttgaaggataaCCCCTCTGAAGGTGCTTCGGACAAGCCAAAAATCGCCGTGTAACTAGCTAATGAGCGAACATCGAGACGCGCGCCATTGCATGTTACAggattttgagattgaaTCGCTCGAACGGCAGGCCTTGCAGGCTGAACGGTCGCTTCGGACATCAAGCGTTCCCCGAGTGCGCGCCGTCAAGTCAATGAATGGAGGTGCTGCTGGCCGAGAACTACCAGAACACAGCTCATGAGGGCAGTGGGCTCGTTCTAGCAAATTAACTTTTATAATTGGTTAAATACTGATGCTTGTTTAAGATCCAGGGGAAAGCCATCCAGAAGTATCCGAACTGTGCCTACATCCTCCGGCTCTTCCCACTTAACCAAACTGGTCTGATCAATATGCATTGTTTAACTGTCGATATGTCTTGATGGAAGTATAAGCTGCTCCTGACAACAGTTGCAATTCCAAGGACGCTACTTGACCAGATGGGCATTGCTACCATGGCTGAGCGCCAGCTAGAGCAGTTTACCCGCAAGAATAGTTTCAATGAAGTTAATTGAGGTGGCGCCCTCAATAAGTTACTTTCATTGTCAGGACTACCAAGAGCATCTTAATCCATCTCTTGTTTCTTCGGGCTATATAGGCTTCAAAACAATTGACTAGGCATAGTCGAAATCTTGCAATATTAAAGAAATTCGATTAGTCGATATCTAGCGACAGAGTTGATTAAACGAGGTGGGTTGTCTAGCTGTGTACCAGATAATGACAGTTGAAAAGTTTAATGTACCGTCAAACTTTACGCTGCTGCAATGCCTTGAGCTTCTACAGTCAATTGTTGCCAATCGATTGGAAAATTACCAACAACAACGAGCTACACAATCTTCGAATGCTCACAATCTCAACAAAAGATACAAGCTGCTCGATGACTTGCTAACTTATTTGCAGGACGGAATCCGCAGGATAGAACGATATTACAACTGTAGAGAAGGTTTATCAACAGCTGTGAAGGGGAAGGGCGATTTACAGGTTAGTGTAGATGATTTGCAAATTCTGGAACATGATGTTAGGTTGGCAAGGAAGGATTGTCGCAATCGTCTAGAGATTATAGAACGACAAGGTCAGAGCGGTCATGGAAAGGGATTGAGCATATCATCGATATGGAGAAGCCACGGTAAGAAGGGAAAGAGCAAGGCcgagaaggaggagaaggCAGCAACTGAGGCTGTCGAAAAGATTATGAAGGCCAGACAGTTGGATGAGCAAAAAAAACTGGACGAACAGGAACGGCGGCGAaacgaggaggaagcaCAGAGGGAAAAGAGGATCGAAGCAATGGTACGACAGCAAGTCGAATCAGAGCTGAGTTTAAAACTTCAGgaagaaaggaaaaggcAGAGAATAagagaggaggaagaacgAAGACGAGCGCAGAACGAAACAAGATCCGCGAGTTCATCTCGGAGCTTCAGAGCCAGTAATAATGACAGGCATAGTTTGCTTGTAAATGGGAGACGGTCTTTGGATATTCGGTCTCCAGTCAGTCGATCACTAGACGACAATTCAGCTCAGCCAAAACGGAAATCATTGGACATGCAGGATATCGGAAAGGCAGCACAGCTGGCCTGGATACAGTCTCAGCCCAGTGGATCAAGGAATCCCGTTCGGATGCCAACTTCGACAAGGAAGCCTCATCGCTCACCTTCTAGAAATCCACAATCTCCGGCTAGCCCCAGTATTGGCTCAAAAAAGAGGTACGAATATACTCAGCCTCTTGTTAATCGCCAACATATCAAAGCTCCAAAAAAAACGAATGGTTTATCGAGAGAAGTTGCGAAAGAGACAACCGCCACTGAGgcaaagaacaagaaagaaTCAGTATCAGTAAGAAAGCCACCACCAATTTTAGAGCCACCGCGATCAGGGTCGAGATCTCCAAGTTCTCCAGCTGTCCTGGAGAGAGAAGCAACTCCAGAACTTGAAAATGAGCTGGACCATCTGTCTCCAATGGAGAGAAGGATTAAGAAGGTTATGGCGACTTTACATGGAGTGGACGTCCAACAATGCGAACAAATCAAAAATGAAATTCTCGTTATGAATGAAGAAGTGCATTGGGATGATATCGCGGGATTGAGCAGAGCTAAAAGCTCTCTCAAGGAAACTGTCGTGTATCCATTCCTTAGACCTGACTTATTCAAAGGACTCCGAGAGCCTATAAGAGGTATGCTTTTGTTCGGACCTCCGGGAACTGGTAAAACCATGATTGCAAAGGCGGTTGCAACCGAATCTAAGTCCACGTTCTTTAGCATTAGTGCATCCTCCCTGCTGTCCAAATATCTGGGCGAGTCAGAGAAATTAGTCAAAGCATTGTTTTATTTGGCAAGGCGACTGGCCCCCTCCATCATTTTCATTGATGAGATCGACTCTCTTCTAACTGCCAGATCTGATAACGAGAATGAATCCTCCAGGCGGATCAAGACGGAACTGCTTATACAGTGGTCAGCACTATCTAGTGCCACGGCTCAGGATCACGGGGACTCCGATAGCAGAGTCCTGGTACTTGCCGCTACCAATTTGCCCTGGGCAATTGATGAAGCGGCCAGGAGACGGTTTTCAAGAAGACTTTACATCCCATTACCAGAGTACGAGACAAGACTCTACCATTTAAAGAAATTGATGTCAAGACAGAAGAACGGCCTCACCGATACAGATTTCGAAGTCATAGCAGAGATGTCTGATGGCTTTTCTGGTTCAGACATTACAGCTCTTGCAAAAGAGGCTGCCATGGAACCCATTCGAGATTTGGGAGACAACTTAGTAGACGCAgatttcaacaaaatcaGAGGTGTTATGGTGAAGGACTTTGAGAAAGCGATGCAAACAATCAAGAGAAGTGTGTCACCGAGTTCCCTGCAGCAATATCGAGACTGGGCAGCAGGGTTCGGTAGCACTGGAGCTTGAGCACTTGACATGGGTTGAGCTGTCGCTGAACTTCTGTAGAATATTAGAATAGCCATTTTCAAGCCGCATCGCCATACGAGGCCAACATTACATTTTTGACCAAGGTTGTAGGACTTCTTGGTGACGGGCGGTCCAAGCTTGCGGAAGTTCGTACAGAAGTTGTCTGCGAGAAGCGTTGGCCAGTAGGCTCATGTAAACAATCATACCCATCGCTTACGTGAGAAACTGGGATTTTCACCTCAAAAGAAGAGCAATATACGCTGAAAGCAGAGACCGCTGCAAGGCATGAAACCTTAAAGCTTTCTCAGAAGATGTGATTGGTGGCCTAGGCATACTTATCCAAGGTTTCAAATCCTACCGAGCTTTTCGACTATCTAAGCCACCTAAACGGTGAGAACAGCTTTTCTCGGACTGTGAAGTGTCAACCTTTAAAATAGATGTCTACGAAGAACCTCCTAGTTCATCACTTGAAGTTGATGAGACTCAATTGCTCCAAGAATGATTCACGGCCCGAGGTTTGCTCTTAAGCGAATCTTGATAGTATGCCTCGTCCTGGTGCCACTGGTTGTTATTATACACAGGAAGCCGGACTTGAGCCTCCAGAACCTTCGGTGGAGGGAGACTTCAGCAGAGGACAATTCAGATGTTGCACGGAATGAATTGAAGTCACCAGAAGAACTGGATCAATTGCTGTCAAGGTTAGAGACCCCTCTGGTTATTGAAGCAGCTCATTATGGGAAGAACGAGTATAAGGCAGCGTTCAACGAACGAATGGAGCTGCTACGCAAGACTTTTGCTGAACCCATCACGGAACCGAAGTCAATGCATCTAGTGCGGCCAGTTGACCCCTTAGCTGGGAAAGCAAGCGCAACGATTCTTTGCTTGACGAGGAATCAGGATTTATCCGACATAGTAACTTcgatccagcagctggaagagCAATTTAATAACCAGTTTGGGTATCCTTACACGTTCTTAAACGACGAGGAGTTCTCAGACCATTTCAAGAATGAAATAACGAGGCTGTTGCCCATCGACCGTGAAGTACAGTTCGGCCGGATTGATCCTAAGATGTGGAATATGCCTGATTCGATAGATCCTGAGGTGTTCAAGTCGAAAATGGATCAGCTTGAGGATGTTCAACACGCAGAGAAAATATCTTACCATAATATGTGCCGGTTCTACTCGAGAAGCTTTTATCACCATCCGCTCCTGGCGAAGTACAAATACATATGGAGGATAGAGCCCAATGTGAACTTCTATTGCAGGATAGACTACGACGTTTTCCAATTCATGGAGGATAACGACAAAATCTACGGCTTCGTGCTGAACCTTTATGACAGCCCTGAGTCCGTCAAGTCTCTGTGGAAATCCACGATGGACTTCGTCGAGAAAACCCCGCAATATCTGCATCGAAACGGGTCATACGCGTGGCTCAAAGACAACGTTCAGAAGCCGCAAAACTACGAAATCACTGGTGGCTATTCAACCTGTCATTTCTGGACCAATTTCGAAATAATAAACCTGGATTTCCTCCGTTCCAAGCCGTACGAAGACTATATGCATTTTCTGGAAGGCGAGAAGGGCTTCTACTACGAACGGTGGGGGGACGCGCCCGTCAGAAGTCTGGCTCTGGCGTTGTTCGCAGACAAGTCCCGTATCCATTGGTTTCGTGACATTGGATACCAGCATTTCCCTTACACCAACTGCCCCAAATCTCCTGCGGGCTCAGACCGGTGCAATGGCAACTGCCAGCCGGGCTCCTTCGCTCCTTGGCCGTCTTTGAGATCGGAAAACTGTCTCCCGGTATGGATCGAACACATCATGAGCCAACAGGAGCTGGAAAGCTACTAACTAACAAGATTACAAGAACCCGAGTATTTATGTGGAATTCTACAAGACTTTGGCTTCCAAAGTACTGCTTGCTTAGATAGTTCGAGTATTTAATTTGTGGGGGACCTTCGAGCTTCGGAGCTTATATAGTGTctggaaaatttcaaaattcGTCATTGCATCCTTATAATCACCACAGACTACGGATCAAGCTCGACCTCTTTTATGCCTAGAGTGGTCTATCATTCAGTAGGTCTCGGAAGCAACGTCAATAGGCTGTGGCTCGATAAATTTGTGAACAGTAATAGTAAAATAATACGTCGCTTAGGGTACGGGTTGCTGGTGACACTTTCGCTTTACATATTAACACCAACCATCGACAGACTGATCTTTGGGCCAACAATGTTTTCTGGTAGCTCCAAGAGAAGTGATAAATATACTACTGGTCTCATTAATAATAGGAACGACTGTTTTGCGAATTCCTCTGTGCAAGCGTTGGCATCTTTACCAAGATTGACTTCGTATTTGAACGACTTTCTGAGGCAGGTGGCTGCTTTAGTGGAAGCGGACCATGATAAACTCGACATCCAGCAGCGTGAGAAGTTGAATCACATTTTAGACCACGATGTCCTGACTCCTAAAGTAGAGGCCGGTAATCCCATAGATGCGCAAGGTAGCCTTGACAGAGTTGTCAGTTCTGAAGCAGCCATCTCGAGAATTAAATCGTCCAATTCAATTAGTACACTGCAGGATGAACCAAGGCCAGGGGACCATACACCTGCGCTTTCGACGGCACAGCACTCTCTGGCGGACaatgagaaagaaaatgatGGAGCTGACAGTAGCAAGATGCCAAGAATCCTCATGCATCAAGGGTTGGCTAAGATCCTGTCGCAACTCCAGGAGaccatttcttcttcgagacaCATTTCTGTCTGGCCGCTGCTGCATATTCTCGAGATAATATTCAACGCCAAGATCTCTACAGGGCAGAACGATGCCCATGAATTGACCCAAATCATCCTCGAGACTTTGCAAAAGGAGAATTTGAAGGTGAGGAAATATGTCAAGGCGAACAAGTTCGACGTTGAATTGCCAGAGCTGCCGTTCGGAGGAGAGCTTGCCGACCATCTGGTGTGTCTCAGGTGTACGAACTCCTCGAAAGTGAACGTTCATCCATTCATCATATACCCGCTTACCGTTCCGCAGACAATGTCGGCCCGGCTCTCTGACATGGTCTCGGATAATCAAACGGACACCATAGAGGGTTATTCATGTCTCACATGCAAAGTCTCGGCGATTATTAGCAACGAGAAGGCCCGCGGTTACGAGAACACCTCAGCTGAGGAAAGAAAAATCATAGAGACTCTACAGAAGGCCCTGCCTGATCTCTCAATCAACGACGAGCTCTCCCACGACCTTACGTCGTATATTAACTCCTACAACAAGGACGGTGTGGTTCCGGCCAGCTTGAAATCCACTATAGTCAAAAAGACTGTGGTTGTGAGGTCACCCAGTATCCTTGTCATGCATCTATCGCGCTCGATGTTCGATGGGATGAGTTACGCCAGGAACTCGTGTGGAGTAGCGTTCGAAGAGACTTTGGAATCTCGGGAGCAGGTAATCCGCAATAACAAATGTGTCGGTATTAACCCAATCTCTTACAGACTGAGTGCCATCGTTAAGCACACAGGTTCACACTCCCAGGGCCATTACGAATGCTATAGGCACAAGCCGGACTTTGTCAAGGACGTGACCACCAAAGCGGTGATCAATAGGTCTCCCGTGATAGACACTACGTTGATAAACGCCGACCACGACAAGAACGCAAACGGAGCACAAGGACGAAACGGCCCTTCGCCGCAGGATTTCCTCACCAACACTGACTTTTCCCTGAACAGCTCAGCTTTGTCCTCCAGCGACAACAGCGAAGCCAGCACCGACGATTACATTATAGAAGGCGCCGACAGCGCCAGGCCCAGCAGGAAGCCCTCCGCTCTGCAGAAAATTACGGGATATCTCTCCAGAAGGGGCTCTGTCAGCACAGACACCGAGCAACCGACGGCCGCCTCTCGAAGCCGTGCTGCAAGTATCGCTACAAGCGACTACAGTCGCAGCAGAGGAGGCAGCATTGCCTCTGCCCAGATGGAAAGAACAGTCTCCACGGACTCTCAGTCCTCCTTTTTCAATTCCTCCGAGTCTAACGTCGGCAATACAAGTGCCAGCGACGCCGACGCCCTTCCGGGCGACAAGCGactgttcaagaagataaagAGCGTCGCCAGCTACCCTTACTGGCACGTATCAGATGCCAAGGTGAAGGAGGCCAAGACAGATCAGGTACTAGGAGAGCTCAGATACGTCTACATGTTATACTACGAGCTCATCTTGTAATAGCGTAGTTTAGTATACTAATCATCAAAGTCGGGTGACCTTGCTAGTAAGGCTGTGAGGTTCAAACCTCTTCTCGCAAGTAATAAGTAACACTGTTCTATCGATGAGATATAGCATAGAGCCATCGTTTTCACCTTCATTGTATAGTTCAGAAGTAATTCGGTTGTTTGTGGGAAGGTAATAATCAAAGCTGAGTGGACTTTGCGTTGGTTTTGGCAAGTTTCTGGTTTGTGTTTGTGCAAAATCGAGGAAATTAGCCTGTAATGCTTAAAGTATGTCAATGATTCTTCTTTTATCTAAAACAAGGACTCTAGTTTGACTAACAACTTAATTTTATGGAAGAACTTCAAACTCtcgaagagagaaagcAGCGGCTCGAAGGGTAGGATAACCTCTGCAGACATATCTCCGCCGTCACAGGGCAGTCCGCATGGTATTCAGCATGTGAGGACCGTTCCGGTACGGAAAGCATCGCATTCTTCTCACCattcaacttcaatttcgaGAAATGGGTCTCGCAGCATGTCGTCGCCGGAGATGGCCATTAAAGCGCTTTACAGCTACCAATCGCAGAGCCCTAAGGAGCTCTCTTTTCTGGAGGGAGAGTTCTTTTATGTGGTTAGGGAAGAAACGGAGTGGTTCCATGCATCTAATCCTTCGACGGGCAAACAGGGAATGGTGCCAAAAAGTTACTTTGAAGTTATCGATAAGACAAGACCACGTTCTTCGAATGCAAGCTTGCTGAGCCGACGTAGCAGCCATGGCCAATCCAAGATGGGCTCGCTTTACGCGATTGTTCTCTATGActttcaagctgaaaagtCCGATGAACTGACGGCTTACGCCGGCGAAAACCTGTTCATCTGCGCGCATCACAATTACGAATGGTTTATCGCAAAGCCCATAGGCAGATTGGGCGGGCCGGGACTGGTGCCGGTCGCGTTTGTCAGTATCGTTGACATAGCGACCGGTTATGCGACTGGTGACGACGTTAGGGACGATATAAACGCAGTGAATATGCCAACTGTACAGGAATGGAAGGGGAACATCGCCAAATATAAGGCTAGCAATATAAGTCTGGGTTCTGTCGAACACCATCCTGCGATAGCCCCTTCCACACAACACTCATCGACAATATTCGAGTCCGGGATTATAACAAAGGCATCCGTTGATAATTTTGGCTTGGAGGACGAAAAGTACTGGTTTGAAGTGCATTGCACCCTTTCCACCGGCAAAATGAGGAGATTGAAGCGTTCGTACCAAGATTTTTATGATCTTCAGGTTAAATTGCTCGATTCCTTTCCAGCTGAATCTGGTAAATTACGAGATGCAAATGGACAATGGACGAAGCGTATTATGCCATATATCCCTGGTCCAGTGCCTTACGTTACAGATACCATtacaagaaagagaaaggaggACCTCAACGTATATGTGAAGGACCTGATCATGCTGCCGGACTATATCGCACATTCTGACATGGTAAGGCATCTCTTCAGTCTAAGAAACAATGGGTTCGACCACGAGCAGAATATGCCCCAATACAACCTCAGCGAAAAGGATGGAGAAACCGCGGTTTTCGGTAGTCAAGCTGATGGACTTCCGCAGGCTCGACCAAACGAGGATAATACACTTACGGGTGAGGACCTGAAACTCTATGAAAAACTTTCGGAACTTTCTTTATCCAAGTCTAAACCACATTCGCGACCTCCCAGCACTCAACCACCTGCATTGAAGCCAACCAAAATAAAATTCTATTACAAAGATGATATTTTTGCACTCATGTTGAATAGCAATATAACGTATGCTGAGCTGCGCAGCAAGATTGCTCCGAGGATCGACGTAGAGAAATTCAATCTGCAAGTTAAGTTGGCCGACGGTgccatcgaagatgtcACGACCGATGCTCAGGTGGCGCAGATAATTCAAGCTAAACTCAAGATAACAGTTTCGGACTCCTGACTTCACAGAGTTTCGTGAGTATTGTATTTCTATAACGGGGACGCATATAATCATACATTGTGGCCTAAAAAGCATCCATATCTACATCCATATCTACATCTTCATGCGCATCGCCGTCGATGATAACTCCTGGGTAATCGTCGTTGTTGTCCATATCATAATCGAAGTCTTTTTCTGTAAAACGCTTTCGAATCCATTCCAACCACTGAGTATAAGCGAGTTTCTTCATATCCTCCCATTTAACAACCTGCAACCTAGCGTCCCGAGCTGACTTCCTCAACCTGGAATACAACAAATCCGTTTCCCACGAAATTGCGTGATCTGACTGCAAGACTTTCAAAGGATGGCTTGAGCTCGTGTACGGGAGATACATCTCATCCACGCTGTCTGAGTATATCTCATTGTTTTCCACATATCGTTGATGGTTGCGCCATCGCTGCTCCATTTGAAGACTCTTATCATCGTTAAGATTAAGGCTCTCTAGATCATATAGTAGTCTCTGTTTCTTGTAGTTGCAGATTCCGATGTGATCAGGGCTGTGAGGCCTCTTAATCTTGAACTTGGACATTGCAACGATACCAGCCTCGCCTTGACCGCAGTATTTTGATTCTCCTGAACTTTATGACCTTAACAACAGGACATCAATCCATACCTTAAGCTTTCAATTCCGCTGTTCTACCATCAATGGGAGATTTCTAGAACTTTCCAACGGCTGTCACTAAGTCAGGATCAATCTCAAAGTCGAGACAAAGCTATGGTTCAACTGCCACTCTCAGAATCAAATCTCAGCTGAATTACAGAGCTAATGAGACCTCTAACTCTGTGCTTTGTGGCACAAAAGTACATATATTGTTCTTGGTGAGTTCACTATAAGCTCGCCTGCGAGGGTTCTCCGAGATTACGCAAAGCCAAACgagatatcttgaagaaatagGAGCACTAAAGCTTCATCTTGGAGCCTATTAGTTTGAGCTACTGCCAATTGACACCGTTAGAGTTAAGCTATGAGTTCGAAGACCGATTTGAAGCAGCTTTACACGCCTCCGATGACCAATAGGAAGTTCGACCTGTCGCAATCGATTAAGGAATCGTATAAGACTCAGCAGATTCCGTTGCAAGAGGATTTACAGGATGTAGGAAGCAATGGATGGAGCACTAATGTTGAGCTGACTAGAGAGGAGATAGATCAGGAAGTGAATGGCATAAATGAGCTTCCCCCAGACCTCTCAAAGCTGATCGATGCGTTTATTAACGACCTGAAGCAACCGAAATACGTGAAACCACTAAGCATACTGCAGCTGTCCTCTCTTTTTCAGAACTTCTACACGAAATTTGACCGGTCCTCATTTAATTATGTGGTGAACACATCCAATAATGGTCAACCAACCTTCCTAGCAGCGAAAGAAACGCTTAGCAGCGGGCTGAGCGGTATATTTGCTCGAAGCCGAAGCAGCAGCGGAAGCTCTTTTAAGAGGGATAGGAGATCTTCGTCTTTACTCAGTACGGATTCCAATAATGCGACGCCTATGCTGTCGCCGGAAGAGATTAACAGGCAGCTGAGATTGAATGAGATTAATAATTTGAAGGTTGAGAGGTTTATGGAATTATGTGAACGAGATGTGTTCCAGCGTTTATCTAAGGTGGGAACCTCTGTACCATCACCATCTAGAGATGATAAAGGCAAAAAGGTAACAGAAAGTGACACGCTAAAGGTGGCTAATTTGTTTCGAAATAGCCCTGAATATGGCGAATACGATAAGCTACTGTTTGAAAAAATGCAACTCCTCTCTAAATTGGCAGCAGatggaagaattgatttAGCCAAATTTTTAGATCTACCGGACAATGTGGACCTTAATAGGTTTGGTGAGATTCAAAACGTTCTACTCAACCTTGTCTACCAATCGATGGGTCCCGGCGAAAAAGTTGAGACACTGCTCAAAGTGCATCAGTCAATGATGTATTCTCACGTTATGTCCAATGATGAATTTCTATCGCTAATCATATTTTATGCCATTAAAGTGTGCCCAAAGAACATATTCCTCAACGCACAATTCATAAGATTGTTCAgatacaagaaaaaactTGTTCAGAAAGAGCTGTTTGCTCTGACAAACCTGGAAGCTGCTCTTGTGTTTATTGAAGGGCTAACTCTCTCTGACTTCCCTAGTGAGCTGCTTGAACAATTATCGTTgaatgagaagaagttaCTGGAGAGTGCCATAAGCAGGAAGATTTCACTTCCAAATAAGCCCAATATCTCTCAAAATGTCGATAATTGTTCATCAGATATGCAGCATCCGGAAGTTTTAAGGTCGAACTCCTACGACGGTTTCCGATCCGCTTTCGATTCATCGCTGCGGAACATCTTTGGCAAGATGAGATCTTATACACCACCCACTTCATTACAACCAACATCGCTGCCAAGATCAACTTCCCAGAGCTCATTTGATAATGATAGAAGGCATTGCCACGCCGCTGTACCCAGCTCTATGAGACGATTCAAGGATAGGagttttgaagatttaAAACTATCAGAAATGAAGGAAATATTTGAAATTTACCAAAAGCTTGTTAGTTAAATCACTAATCGGATATATAGCAGGCTACTGAGCATTTAATGTGACATGCAGGGTTATGGTTTCGTGACTTAGAGTTTCGAGAGGTAGTCCACGACATTCAGCAACTGCGCTGACGCTTCAGCGTAAGCTTGGCAGGGTATATACTCTTTGCTCTTGGCCAAGGCCGTGAGTTCCGCAATCGTTCTCTTCGCATAATCCATC
This genomic interval carries:
- the YTA6 gene encoding putative AAA family ATPase YTA6 (ancestral locus Anc_8.542), with translation MTVEKFNVPSNFTLLQCLELLQSIVANRLENYQQQRATQSSNAHNLNKRYKLLDDLLTYLQDGIRRIERYYNCREGLSTAVKGKGDLQVSVDDLQILEHDVRLARKDCRNRLEIIERQGQSGHGKGLSISSIWRSHGKKGKSKAEKEEKAATEAVEKIMKARQLDEQKKLDEQERRRNEEEAQREKRIEAMVRQQVESELSLKLQEERKRQRIREEEERRRAQNETRSASSSRSFRASNNDRHSLLVNGRRSLDIRSPVSRSLDDNSAQPKRKSLDMQDIGKAAQLAWIQSQPSGSRNPVRMPTSTRKPHRSPSRNPQSPASPSIGSKKRYEYTQPLVNRQHIKAPKKTNGLSREVAKETTATEAKNKKESVSVRKPPPILEPPRSGSRSPSSPAVLEREATPELENELDHLSPMERRIKKVMATLHGVDVQQCEQIKNEILVMNEEVHWDDIAGLSRAKSSLKETVVYPFLRPDLFKGLREPIRGMLLFGPPGTGKTMIAKAVATESKSTFFSISASSLLSKYLGESEKLVKALFYLARRLAPSIIFIDEIDSLLTARSDNENESSRRIKTELLIQWSALSSATAQDHGDSDSRVLVLAATNLPWAIDEAARRRFSRRLYIPLPEYETRLYHLKKLMSRQKNGLTDTDFEVIAEMSDGFSGSDITALAKEAAMEPIRDLGDNLVDADFNKIRGVMVKDFEKAMQTIKRSVSPSSLQQYRDWAAGFGSTGA
- the KTR4 gene encoding putative mannosyltransferase (ancestral locus Anc_8.541); this translates as MIHGPRFALKRILIVCLVLVPLVVIIHRKPDLSLQNLRWRETSAEDNSDVARNELKSPEELDQLLSRLETPLVIEAAHYGKNEYKAAFNERMELLRKTFAEPITEPKSMHLVRPVDPLAGKASATILCLTRNQDLSDIVTSIQQLEEQFNNQFGYPYTFLNDEEFSDHFKNEITRLLPIDREVQFGRIDPKMWNMPDSIDPEVFKSKMDQLEDVQHAEKISYHNMCRFYSRSFYHHPLLAKYKYIWRIEPNVNFYCRIDYDVFQFMEDNDKIYGFVLNLYDSPESVKSLWKSTMDFVEKTPQYLHRNGSYAWLKDNVQKPQNYEITGGYSTCHFWTNFEIINLDFLRSKPYEDYMHFLEGEKGFYYERWGDAPVRSLALALFADKSRIHWFRDIGYQHFPYTNCPKSPAGSDRCNGNCQPGSFAPWPSLRSENCLPVWIEHIMSQQELESY
- the UBP16 gene encoding putative ubiquitin-specific protease UBP16 (ancestral locus Anc_8.540), translated to MPRVVYHSVGLGSNVNRLWLDKFVNSNSKIIRRLGYGLLVTLSLYILTPTIDRLIFGPTMFSGSSKRSDKYTTGLINNRNDCFANSSVQALASLPRLTSYLNDFLRQVAALVEADHDKLDIQQREKLNHILDHDVLTPKVEAGNPIDAQGSLDRVVSSEAAISRIKSSNSISTLQDEPRPGDHTPALSTAQHSLADNEKENDGADSSKMPRILMHQGLAKILSQLQETISSSRHISVWPLLHILEIIFNAKISTGQNDAHELTQIILETLQKENLKVRKYVKANKFDVELPELPFGGELADHLVCLRCTNSSKVNVHPFIIYPLTVPQTMSARLSDMVSDNQTDTIEGYSCLTCKVSAIISNEKARGYENTSAEERKIIETLQKALPDLSINDELSHDLTSYINSYNKDGVVPASLKSTIVKKTVVVRSPSILVMHLSRSMFDGMSYARNSCGVAFEETLESREQVIRNNKCVGINPISYRLSAIVKHTGSHSQGHYECYRHKPDFVKDVTTKAVINRSPVIDTTLINADHDKNANGAQGRNGPSPQDFLTNTDFSLNSSALSSSDNSEASTDDYIIEGADSARPSRKPSALQKITGYLSRRGSVSTDTEQPTAASRSRAASIATSDYSRSRGGSIASAQMERTVSTDSQSSFFNSSESNVGNTSASDADALPGDKRLFKKIKSVASYPYWHVSDAKVKEAKTDQVLGELRYVYMLYYELIL
- the BEM1 gene encoding phosphatidylinositol-3-phosphate-binding protein BEM1 (ancestral locus Anc_8.539): MSSPEMAIKALYSYQSQSPKELSFLEGEFFYVVREETEWFHASNPSTGKQGMVPKSYFEVIDKTRPRSSNASLLSRRSSHGQSKMGSLYAIVLYDFQAEKSDELTAYAGENLFICAHHNYEWFIAKPIGRLGGPGLVPVAFVSIVDIATGYATGDDVRDDINAVNMPTVQEWKGNIAKYKASNISLGSVEHHPAIAPSTQHSSTIFESGIITKASVDNFGLEDEKYWFEVHCTLSTGKMRRLKRSYQDFYDLQVKLLDSFPAESGKLRDANGQWTKRIMPYIPGPVPYVTDTITRKRKEDLNVYVKDLIMLPDYIAHSDMVRHLFSLRNNGFDHEQNMPQYNLSEKDGETAVFGSQADGLPQARPNEDNTLTGEDLKLYEKLSELSLSKSKPHSRPPSTQPPALKPTKIKFYYKDDIFALMLNSNITYAELRSKIAPRIDVEKFNLQVKLADGAIEDVTTDAQVAQIIQAKLKITVSDS
- a CDS encoding uncharacterized protein (ancestral locus Anc_8.538), with amino-acid sequence MSKFKIKRPHSPDHIGICNYKKQRLLYDLESLNLNDDKSLQMEQRWRNHQRYVENNEIYSDSVDEMYLPYTSSSHPLKVLQSDHAISWETDLLYSRLRKSARDARLQVVKWEDMKKLAYTQWLEWIRKRFTEKDFDYDMDNNDDYPGVIIDGDAHEDVDMDVDMDAF